A segment of the Bombus huntii isolate Logan2020A chromosome 14, iyBomHunt1.1, whole genome shotgun sequence genome:
TGAATAAATATCCAACGGACTGAGTATTTATTTGgataagaatttattcgaataaGAAGTTATTGCGTGTACatccttttgaaattttaaccAAAGCGTTATTTTATTGGGATGACATGCATAGTATGTCACATGGTTATTCGATATCAAAATTATTACAGATGACTGATGACATACCGTGTATATCATgacgtatttttaaataaaaattgtctgaaacgtgtttttttttttattccctATATTGATTAGTTCcacttatttttttattacaaatgtaAAGGAGTTTTTGGTCATTCGGAGGAGTTTTGTTCAAAGTGACCTTCCTTGAATTGTGATAATCCGCGACTATTTCTTTCATTATCACGTTTCCATAAAAAATAggtacatttttaataaaaaagtcACAAAAACTTATTAAAATTCGCCATAAAAAATTTGTTGGCAaggattttgaaaattattttcaagaaTCATTCACACTAGACTATAGATGTTTATTAAAGACTTCAAGATTTTTAAGTAAAACCTAAGTAAACATCCGTATCATTCGTTAAATTTGAATACCATAACCAGCAATTTACTTTGGcaatttcgtatatttttgcatattatttcTGATTATTAccaaaataacttattattTGCGAAGACGAGTCGTTTTAATTCACAGATCAATTCCTCTAGCGTTGACTAGGTGCCTCGAGAGACGAGTTCATTGCTTCGTGCATATTAACGAACGTTGCAACGTGTCTTTTTGCGTAATGGGACCTGTATGACTCTTGTGAATCTATTGATGCATCAGACAGCCCAGTACGTCGTTTCAGTTGACTGACAAATTTCTCAATTACGTTGTTTGACGTTGGAAGTAATGCGAAATACGGTTCAACGATTTCAAGAACAAATTAATAATCACTTCGTTAAATAAATGTACCAATATTTGTAGCACTtgattcataaatatattaaaaatatattgggTCGTTTCGTAAATAATGTGGTTTTTCTAAGAGTTAAGTTCGAAACAACGGGAGTTGTTACTATCAGAGTTCTAAAACATTGAAATAGAAAACTTCATAGAAGAAGACAGTGaactataaaatatacgaGAAAATGAATCACTGATCAATTACCACAAggtaattgtttattttgATCTAGTAATACGAAAGCCAAAATATTACTTATGGGATGGGCCAATATTTATCGAGGTACACTCGATTAagtaattttaaaatgatttttaattttatcttcgtAAAAAGATAtgtattaaagaaatgatGGATATCTTGGAAAATtcggaaaaaagaagagataatAACTGTCCTGTAATAATCTTAATCCTTTCAATGGCataattttactatttctCTACTAAATATCCAGAATTAAAGCTTCACACTATGTTACCATTATAAGTACATAGTTGCCGTCTTTTGtctttgtttcatttcttgAAATTCTCAAAAGTCTTGACAAATTTTCCATCAACTTTATACGACGATACTTTAAAACGTCTGAGAAAAACTGTACGATGTTTTCACTCACACAGTGTGTCCAGTTTCTGGTTAAGCAGAAACACCAACAAGAAAcgttttcaaataatttatttaacctCGTACTTCGTAATGACATCACGTTACTTTACAATTAATCCAAGAATTACACGTTACTCTAACTTtaaaaggaaacaaaaatCGTGATCGGTCGCAGAAGCGCACTATACAAATGTAGTCGAAACTCATCGGGCACCGGGGTTTGGAGCGATGGTAGTGAAGGGGTTGAAATTCGAAAAGTGTCGCGCGGccttcgttttttctttttttttttttcatttcttgtTCTCTCAAAAGAGACGCGAGAAAAATTGGTAAATGGACATCACGAACGATCGCTAAAGATCGACTGGTGCTTGTCGAAGGCAAGGCAAAATgtgattttcttcttttttttttttcttatttttctcctttttcgtcTGTTGGCGATTTGTTGACTCGCGAAAAAGAATGTTATGGCGTTTATAGAGTTACAGACATTGTCTGCAGACGTGTGTCCGCatacaaatttctataaaatatatagaacTTCTAATAATGTGTAATAAATACAGGACGTTTTGTATAGAACGACCCAAAAGAGTAACTGATGTCGTGACAATGGATGAATATTCCAAAAGGATGATGAAAATTCCTATTCAATTTTGaaagcgaaataaaaaaacaGTTTCGGGATTGGCGTGTATTGAATGTTACCCTCTCGAGGAATGCTGGTACATATGTGTACGTTTAGTTTCTCTTTAATTCAAGTATGATTGCAAAAGATACAAAGATACAATCGtcacatatgtatacattatTTTTCTCGTTTGAGATGttcgtaaatatatattttaaataaataatctagCCTGAAAAGACGCAAGATAAAGCAAGTGAAAATTGCTCCTTTgcaaagaaaaggagaaaaaaaaagatagaaacaTGACTTATCATAATTTTCCCCTGTGATCTTCCTATAGAAGTCAATATGTGTACACTTCTCGCGATTTGTTATATCGTGTGTCGTATATTACAATACTTTGCGTGTCCACGTCTTTTATCCAGAACTGCGAAAAATGTGTGAGATCCAGAGACATCCAGAAATCTTGtgggaagacacacatctacAGACAACGTCTGCGAGTCTGAATATACGCGATTTTAGACACGATACAGAGAATAATAGCACATGGTGTGTCCGTTGATTCATTACGATCGCTTAATTAGTAACGTTAAATGGCAGTTTGTTAAGGTGATCGAACTGATCACCGGATCTTGAACCTCTTGTGAAACCTGAGATACGCGAACGTCGACATCGATCGATCAGCAAAGATCGTGGTTCGTTTTCGCCGCCGCTAGCTTTGTTCTCGTCAAAAGATGTTAACCGATTTGCGAAAAGTCGCGTTTAAGTTATTGAAAACAGTACAACGCGTCGCTgtatcgatttctttttcattgCTCGAGGTGCACTGGCAGGGAAGGTCTTCTTTAAATTCCCTGGATGATCTTGCTTAACGATCAAACGTTGATTTATACATCTGTTGAGCTTGAAAGGATCACGTTGTCGAAGCTTGAGACGAGTGTTTCGTTGCATCAGTCATTTACGGCGAAAATCCTGAGTGTGCGAGTGTCGATATAATCCTCTATATCTTTGGTTAAAAATTTAGGTGCAGTGGCAATTGCATTATAGAAAtgtaataagaaaaaagaagactCTCTTCTTTGAAAACAATCGTTAAAAATCACAATGCAAAATTTTCCAAATGCCTCGAGCTGACAAGATATCCACTTGAtatcttattaaataaatctgagCCAGTGGTAAAAATAAGTATCGATATTTCGCTCGCCAGACAAACAGAACCAAAGATACAGTTCAGTAATAATAAAGTAGAAATAGAGTAGATTAGATTAAGTACATGAGCGATTAGTTAACTAAAGAGAGATATTAGGGCAAATACGACAAACATTGAAGGACAAATGAGAGGAATTGTAAGCCAAATCTGTTTTTAAACTAACGAGcccgaaaatatagaaataaaaaatactttgcTCGTCTTAAATAGTAAGAACCCTTGAACGAAGACGGAATTAGTTGAAAGGCAGTTTATCGTAAAAAAGatacataaattttaaaaattaagaaaatcatttttatttaaaaatgtactAAAAAAGGAGGTAATTTTCTGAACCATGTACCGTTAAGTAATTGAATGTAATAATACTATACAGGGAAACCTGTATATATTATCTGTATCGCTCAATTGTTGAACTGATATTACTAAAACTCATATTACTAGAAACTTGGTAGGATCATATTAATTCAGTTTCAAAGTTTTCACAATTTTAACACTTTCAAAGACTCTGTGATTGATGAGATAAATCTTGGATTCATGATTTGAGTCAAATGTTCTTTCACTTTTAACTTGTAATCGGTAGAGAATTTCCTTCCTTGTCTTCGTTAGGAATTTCTGTATCGAAAAAATTCATTCAAGAGAACAAAAGAGATGTTAGCCAAATGGAGGATGTATCGTAAATGCATAATGAGTCCGCCAGGTACTTATTTTTAGTAATATGAGTTCAACAATTGAGTAATATCCTATCATATGATTACCACGTGTGCTCGACATATACAGATTTCCCTGTATACTATTATTACATTCAATTACTTAACGGTACATGGTTCAGAAAATTACCTCCTTTTTTTagtacatttttaaataaaaatgattttcttaatttttaaaatttatatatatccttttttatttttctttaaaaatgtGCAAGTGGATGAAATGTTGCTTTCAAAATTCCACCAAGACAGACAAATAGACACAAAAGCAAGCTAAATAAAAGCCATTAAGAATTGTAAACGAATGTTTAGCAAGCATTTGCTGAACCATCGATGACAATCATTTAAGTACGATAGTATCTCAAGTAGTATAGTAATCGTTCCAAGCTCAGCTCTTCTGTATAAACGAATCTTAATTTGCGGAGACCGAAGAATCGTTGAATCGTTATAATATTCCAAAGTCAATATTATCAATACAAACACGATAACACATGACAAATATGATTCGAGTTGCCATTGACTACCAAATTCGATTTAACTCCATCCAACAATCACAAAGCATAAAAATCGATCGGATTACTCCAAGTCATGAATCTTGGACTCGTGGAAACGATCCTACAAATCTTCAATCCTTACTGTCCCTTTTCAGCCCCTCGAGAAATGAACGATAAATTTCAGCGAATATCTTCTTTGTTTCACTCGTGAATAATTTTTCTCGTGGCTCCAGGAAGATCCAAGAGGAAAGCGACACAAGAGGACGATGTACTTAATTCCCTCTTGGAAGGATCTGACCCTTCTCGGCGAGTCCCCTCATCGATCACGCGACTTATCCCTGGGTCAGGCCAGCTTCCATCGTTCATTCGTCTATCGAAATTCGCGGTACCGCACGCAATCGTGAAGAAATCGGTCTTCTTTAAAAAGATTTACGCTCTGTTAAGGATTAAGGCAGAGACAAAGATAAGATATCGTGGGTCTTTCTAGATTCGAGTCTATAAAATCGATAAATCGGGAGGAAagtaagagagagagagagagagagagagagagagagagagagagagagagagagagagagagagagagagagagagagagagagaaagaaagagagagagaaagtttTTATAGCACGCGTGGTACACGTGGGAAGCAGAAATAGTGCTTTGACGGAATGACGTTGTCGTTGGTTGTGTTGCGTGGGACGTGGAACTTCGTCGCGAGATCATCGTTTCTTCACAGTGTATCGGTTCATAAGTGCTTTTACTTCCGCGATTCTCTCTCGGTTATTCCGTGTTCTTTCGTTCCCGACGTAAAAGAGAACAAAcgagaggagagaagaagaaagaatgagagaaatagaaaaaatagcgatgataaaaagagagaaacaaCACAGAACAAGAAGAAATCAGTGTGGAATGTCTCGTATAATTACGTGcgagaataataatttatcaggcgtttagaaaaaaaaaagaaagaaaaaaaaagcaaacaaCTCCGCTACATTAATCCGTTTACGTTTATAAGACAATAAAAACTGTGCTTGCAGTCATTCGTAATAGCAGTAATAGCagcaataatataataatgatcGTAATTATAATCATAACCATAACTGTCTTCTtcatcgtcatcatcatcaccatcatcattatcatcatcatcgtcgtcggcatcatcattatcatcaTCCTCATcctcatcatcatcatcatcatcatcatcatcatcatcatcatcatcatcatcatcatagtATTATAATCAATCGCCATTTCGTACTTcacaaatatgtatattatagcAATCTTAAAGTCATCACCGTCAATTTAATCACTACTTAAGAGTTACTTTCTAATTATCgcaagagaaaaaaaggacaaaaaaatatacgttCATACATATTTTCTGTATTCCCCCagcttttccttttcttttaattccgAAATACTTAGgagggggtggggggggggggggggactTCTCACGCATACGTGTCTAtgtattcatatatatatatatatataaatatatcatcatattatttttatatatcttctttccttgccaacgaaacgatcgatacGGAATAAATTAGGCGCTAAATAAATAGAACGGATCACTACGGTTTTTCTCTCTTCGTTAAAGTAGATTCATACTTGCTGcattcttcctttcttttcttcctatTCATCCACGTCCCTctttgtttctcatttaccgTCGCGTTCATTCGCAGAAGTTCACTTACGTGTTAGCCGGCGAATTAGTTCGTAAGATCGCTTCACGATGTAAAAATCGTTCCCGTTGTCACTACTAACGATGCTGACACGTCGAGAGTGACATTGTTTACTCCGCGCCGCATCAAGCCGGATTTGTCGCAACGATTTGTCACACCGATTTGCTTCGTATGAAACACCCGTCTTAACGCGTTCCGTACTAAGGTAAAAATTCACcaggaataataataataataatcatcaTCGACAATACAGCAGAAATTCGAACTGTTCGCGCGAAGGGGTGGATTTCTCACTGTCGGTGTGTCCCTTGCGTCAGTTGCTTCACTTCCTCcatttctccttcttctttttttctttattctagTGCAGCCAAACAAGTGCATAGCTGCCACAATGGCGTGTGTATCGTTTAATAATAGGGTCAGTATCTAAAGTAGCCTGACCACGCTGTtctaaattacaaatatatattatataatatatatacaatatatatatatatatatattatacaatatatgcatattatatatatatataaaatttgaatgaaCGTTCTTGATCAAGCTATAGTGGTTTACTTTATTCTTCTGTtcctctctcgctctctttctctcgctaTCACTCTCGCAATCTTGCACTCGTTCTTTAAACACTTTCACTCTCTCCTCAGTTCCTCCAAAGTTCGTCATTATACTTCTATTATCTTGCCTAATCGTTTCTCTTTCCTGTCTTAGGTTTGTTACTGATATATATTGTTCGTTTGTCAACCGTCCAATAACCGTCATCGTCGTCATTCACCCCTTCTTCCTCGGTTCGCATTCGTCGTCGCGGCTCCGTCTTCCCTCGGACAATTAATAATCCTTAATAATGCAAAAATACTAGTTAAATCCCTGTACATGAAAACCTTGATGTGGTATACGTGTGGTGTCTTTGTTCCTTCATTCTATTAGTCTTCAAACTTGCTATCATGGCCGCATTCTATACAGGTATTCGTGTACGGTTTTGCGCGCGCGAATCAGTGTGTGGttatgtgtatgtgtgtgcagGTCCGACCGCCCACTCGTTCtcgtatttctttttcttggtGGACTCAAAAAAGCGttacttttatttgtttctaaaGTATCTTTTTACTTACAAGGTATTTGGTTTGCTCCATGCATCACTCTGACATGCagttttttttcttgtttagatatataaattatgGTAATGATTCggtattataattataataataattattattaatagtaatattatCATTGTGATCGGTGTGTGTAGTACCGCCGTTTTTCtcatttatcattattattattattattttgtttcttttttgctGGTCACGGAATCAGTTACTCGATATCTCTCTCACACCCGGTTTTATACGTTCTCGCTCATCCTTTCTCTCCcactctctctttcccttcgCTTTTCCCATTCGCTATGCACACCTCATTCACGGTATTTTTTcgatttttccctttttttttacattttctcattttttttgaCAAAAAGAACAAAGGAGAAGATAAAAACATGCGTCAACGCCGTTTCGTATCGCCCTTTGTAATTCGGTGGCCTTCAAAAACGCCGGTACAAATCATGGTAAAAAGGAATGATGTCTTGGCTCTTGAATTAAACGCTACGTCGTTTTGCTATCGCGCAACAAGCGGAATCGGGGGGAGGGGGAGCGTGTGTTTGTTCAAAAGGCAGTAACCGCGTGGAATTACTTCGTTTCGATCTccatgaaaaaaagaaagaaaaaagagaaatattcaGAGTCCCTAAAAACTACGACGCGCAgcagaagaaggaagaaagctCTGTCATCTCGAGGTTTCCTTCGCGTAGAGTCGAAAGAAAGTAGCTATCACTATTATCACATGGTATAAAAGTTACGTGAAATGTCGCGAATAACGCTAATCGTACGATCATCCCAAAGAACCTGTTCAGAATCGGTCGATATGATAAAACGGACGCGAAGAAGAACAGAGAGGAAGTCactaaaatataaagaaaaacgATGAGAATGAAGAAGGAAATCTTCGAAATATCGAGCTTTTTACCTCTTCTTTCTGCCTCCGATCTAGCGCGATGGATATCTAAAGACCAGCAAGATGCTTATACACAACTTCCACTTTCATCATATATGCAGTAACACTATTTTACAACGAGGTCTCGTGATATATTTCTACAAACAATAGCAAAAAGAAGGCGAAACAAGACCAAAGATACTGGATGTAGTGAAGAGAAGGAACGAGGAGATAAAAAGGGGAACCttacgaatttaatgaatctAGGATAAATAATTCACGGCGAGGAGAAAGGAACGGAAGAAAGAAggcaaagaaaaataaaaaaagaaatgggCAAGGTACATAGTTGGAGAGTtaaagaggaagagaggaatgagagagagagagagagagagagagagagagagagcaggAGCGAAGGAGAATCATCAAAACGATCGTGATGGTGCGATGGTAGGCTACAGGTCTACTATCCGCGACCCTGATCGGTGACCCTGACGGTTTTTAGAAGCGCCTCGCTGCGATCAGCGTTAGATTAGCGGCCGACACGAGGGTGCTGACGTTGTTGCTCGTATTCGTGGCTCCCTGGCTGGCGGTGGGTCACTTCTTACTCTTCTTGGTGGGCGGCTCCTGTACGTCCTGCGAGTCTTCGGTGTCCTCGCTGTCTGTCGGTCGAGGCGTGTTGTTGctgtcgtcgttgtcgtttGTGGCGAGTGAATCGTTCGTGTCTTCGCTGGCAACGGCCGCTGTAATCGGCGTAGCGGGTTTATCCATCGAGTCTTCGGTGAAGGACGTGGTCATGCTGTTCTCGTCGATGGCCGCCGGATCAATACTGCCTAGTTCCTTACCGTTCACTGCCACTTCCTGATTGCTGTCGTCCGATGGTTCTGTCGCCTCGCCGTTGCTGGGCGGATGAGAGTTCCCGTTCTCTGTGGAGCCTGGAATGCCGTCCAGCAGCTCTGGCTTCAACTCGGACGCCACGTAGTGGGTCCACAGGGCGAGTTCCACCCTGTGGGGACTCCAGGTTTTGCCGTTCGACGCTgcaatgaaaaaaaaagaaccaAACGtctgttaaatatttaatcgttAGGCGATAAGGATCGTCGAGACTGCGGAcctttatgcatttatgggaatTTTCAATGAAGAAACGTACATGCAGTGACTAGGAAAAGTACTGGCGCATGATCATATTTTCCAATGaagtatttctttttatcaaattcTGCATTCCATTTTCCTAGGATCGAATCTCTGTAGTTGTATGAAGGTAATAATGCttaataataagttatatTATAGGATATATTATTGaaagtattattaaataaaatttagtatGTTTAAGCCTAATTAAGTAGTCTACAAACACTATTAAAGATAAATTACTATActaatactttttgtagccatgATAATATACgaaaacatacaaaatatccaaaataagGTACAATAGAAATCCGTTTATACAAACTTGTTGGAAGACAGATAGTTTATGTAATTAgtatctatttattttcttcacCGCCTATGATTTTTCGTTCATATACTAAGAGTTGACATTCAGATAAACGGATTGAATAGACAGGAGTTTATTTAATCGGATATTAACGAAAGTTTCGTTCAAACAAACGAGATACTGCTGTACTtgttataatatacaaaaggTGAAATCAATATCGATTTGGGTTCTGTCTCTTAGAttctgtttataaaaatataaattttcataaatatccgcagtctgATCGTCGAAATACTATCTTAATGTTTCGTTTCGAGTTATATATTTAATCGATACAGTGATATACAATTTGATTTAATTGGGAAACAAGAGTGATAGTGAGATCTTGATATAATAGTGATAGGGGATCAAGTAAATTCAGATTAATCGAATTATGCGAATTCAAGTAGTTTCGAGTGGAGAAGTATATCTATCTGAATCCATTGGGGGTCAAACAATTCGTATAATACTTCATCGATTCCTCGTTGCTTGTGCTTTATTGTCTAAATAATAGGAATTCGTGTTAAGATAAGTGGACTTAATCGGTTCAATAAGGAGTTCAGATAAACGAAGTTCCATGTGATTAGTACAAGTTTCTGttcatacaaaataaattattcatttttgtTCGTACAAATCATAGATAAAGTAGCTTCGAATTATCTATTTCAGATTAAAGCAACTGCCAGTCGACGTGATAACGAACAGAAAATTAGAAACTCTAAAGAGTATTTTTAATCCGCAACAGGATCCTGTTGCTAATCATCTCGATTTAATTGAAATCAAATAACTTAACTAATCTCAATTACACACATAAACcaatatatacattttaatagTAGAAGGgctgaataaaaaattgcttatttttcttccaataTAGTAATTTCATCATGACAAACAGGAAGTTCttagaagaaaaggaaatgtGTTTAGAAATGAATAAtcaatatgtacatatagGTACATACTGAAGTGATAAAAtagttttacaaatatttgtgAAACTTGTTTCCAAATTGTCCTGACGCTAGAACTATCGACGACCAAGATATAAAGCTTCTTTCAAAAAAATCAAAATGAGGGATACATGAAAAAATAAGCCTTTATCAAAAATCATTTAAATCTCGAGATATTGTGAATGCATAAAGTTCGTGTGAAGAATTATGAATTGAACGTTTCGATTACACTGATATTTCTGTTAATTCCGATACGAAAGATCGCGAGAAAACTTGTTGAACGATTCGATATTTGCTCCATGTATCgctcttctctttttcccttttttaaatttaactaAGGACACTGCGTTCGATAATTAATCGACGATAAATGAGTTAAACGTATATTAACAGAGACACTTACTTTGTTTGTTCAGCCTCTCGACGGTATTTTGAATGTGCTGAACAAAGTTGAGGTACTCCTTAGTAGTATAATCGATGCCCTCGATTTCCGGTATTGCCATCAGACATTCGTCCGCCATAAAGGGTGCATTCTCCGGTGATGCTGCTGCCAATAGGGCTGACGCCATCGTGGTGCCTACTCCTTTCAAATTCGAGAGGGCAGTAATCGCCT
Coding sequences within it:
- the LOC126872785 gene encoding uncharacterized protein LOC126872785 isoform X1, whose amino-acid sequence is MASVKDTATFFAEGTASQFEHVLKLYPQALRLKADRKTKKPEELIKLDNWYQNELPKKIKSRGKDAHLNHEELVQTMKWKQIRGKFYPQLSYLVKVNTPRAVMAETKKAFKKLPNLEQAITALSNLKGVGTTMASALLAAASPENAPFMADECLMAIPEIEGIDYTTKEYLNFVQHIQNTVERLNKQTSNGKTWSPHRVELALWTHYVASELKPELLDGIPGSTENGNSHPPSNGEATEPSDDSNQEVAVNGKELGSIDPAAIDENSMTTSFTEDSMDKPATPITAAVASEDTNDSLATNDNDDSNNTPRPTDSEDTEDSQDVQEPPTKKSKK
- the LOC126872785 gene encoding uncharacterized protein LOC126872785 isoform X2 — its product is MASVKDTATFFAEGTASQFEHVLKLYPQALRLKADRKTKKPEELIKLDNWYQNELPKKIKSRGKDAHLNHEELVQTMKWKQIRGKFYPQLSYLVKVNTPRAVMAETKKAFKKLPNLEQAITALSNLKGVGTTMASALLAAASPENAPFMADECLMAIPEIEGIDYTTKEYLNFVQHIQNTVERLNKQTSNGKTWSPHRVELALWTHYVASELKPELLDGIPGSTENGNSHPPSNGEATEPSDDSNQEVAVNAAVASEDTNDSLATNDNDDSNNTPRPTDSEDTEDSQDVQEPPTKKSKK